In the genome of Arachis hypogaea cultivar Tifrunner chromosome 9, arahy.Tifrunner.gnm2.J5K5, whole genome shotgun sequence, the window tcttgagtcactagtgtccaattgattgctagttgatagccattaactctagccttcattaatccaattagtggaaagctaggacttatggactaggattgatataactcacttgactttcctttgttaattgatttaaggatgactaagtgggattaatccttacaactaccatacttgtggctagtgataatgatgaagacccttgacaaccaaatcttgccaagaccattttgttaataaagttttcttaccatttactattcatttttctcatctaaaaccccaaaataaataaatccataaccaataacaagaacactaccctgcaagtcctttgagagacgacccgaggtccaatacttcggtttataaattctaggggtttgtactagtgacaaacaactttttgtatgaaaggattattgtttggtttagaaactatactttacaacgagatttcattagtgaaattctaaaccgtcaaaaatccattcgtcagagCATCGGCGAACACAGAGAAGGCGAGCTCGACGATGACAAGCACGCGGCCTTCAAACTTGTCGCTGCGGAACACGGTGGCTGCAGGATGCAGTGGCGGCAGGCTGCGGTGGCTGGCTGGCTGCTTGATTGGTGGCTTGTTGTGGCTTCTATGATTCCCAGCGAAAGAGAGGAGAGATGAGTTTGTGAAGAGTGAAGACTGAAGATGGGTTAACGGGAAGATTTAGGACTTCGTTTgtttagctttttttttaaagaacaaAACGACACCGTTTAAAGGGGTTATTTCCGAACTGAAAAccctttaaaaaattgaaaaattctgTCGGTTCACTGATTAACCGTCAGTTTGACcgatttttcatcattttttgtcAGGCGGTTTAGAGGCCTACCCGAATCGATTAGGTGATCGGTTTCCGATTAATCTGATTAAATCGGTCGGTCCAATTCGGTTTTCAGAACAATGAAAATTATTGACAAATCTTAACATACATAATCATAAATGTTAATTTCCGTAtaattgattatataatattttttaaaaaaataattaaaaaacgtATGTAAAGTGATGTCAGAATGTACCACATCAGCATGTTTGGTGCCAGAATATAACCTGCCatagaataatataataatgataaagatataatgataattattaattattgatgATTGACtcactaaaatataaaaaaaagattaatctctacatacaagtgATTCTGttatacaagtcttacaagtcctGTAATTAATATTACACTCAAACACGTCTCTAgcagatttttaatttttgaaaggaTTCAGTTtccttttttgaatttcttgcattctctttctccttcttcatttacgtgcttttctttttgttttctttcttcgttattctcgttttccattattttttgacatcaaactctgaaatcatttttgaagtgtttcatcttcatcgtcgtgtttctcctcgttcttcttttgattttgcaacattatgtatttttttttctttgtttgatttttttctcccaaaaagaattatgagaatatgaaataagaaaatgaagaagaagaaacagcagaagatgaggaggagaaagagaaagaattctGAATTATGAATAAGATGTTCTTCaatgaattttgggtgtatttcttaaatcctttgggtgtatttttgtaatcctttgggtgtatttctgtaatcctttgggtgtatttctataatcgtttgggtgaattcctataaccgtttgggtgtatttctgtaatcatttgggtgtatttctgtattCGTTTGGATGTATTtatgaagttccattatcttcaaaatgatttcaaagcttgatttcagaaaccatgaaaatcgaaaaaaatgaaGCAAGAATACCAGTGATAAACGCAGGTAAAACAACAAATGAAAAGGCGAAGAGAGGACGCACGAAGGAGATcgaacaaatttggcaagaaactcgtttttcatggaggaagaagaagaagaatcgttcataatgcatggtgagtagcgcgctttggaaacaggAAGTGGTTGAATAACATGCGTATATTTACTATTGAATGTGAGAGTAATGTACGTATGTTTTGTTGGACTTGTGcaaacttgtaagacttgtaaatcaaaaaggcttgtatgtgtagcaggtttctaaaaaaatcataataattactaaaaagatatgaaatagaatattaaaatcaTTGACAAATCTGAATATAAataatcattaaatattaatttgcatataattgattaataatacttttttaaaaaataattgaaaaaaaatatatgtaaaatgACACCAAAATGCATGTGTTGAGTCAGTATATTGGGTGCCATAATATAATATGTCATAGAATAATATaatgatataatataaataaatataacatatataattacaataataatgattttatatataaaagtaataaaaaaataaattataaaattataaattaaaattttaattaaatataattttttattatttatttatataaatatttaatattataaattgaatttattaatttcaatcaaaatactaaccaaaatatatttgaGAAACATCCGataaatagaattaaaatacagATTTTCGATATCCAAGTTAAAATAGGAATGGCATGGTTTCGCAGGGGAGTAGATTTCTTTCGGTGGATAAAAAATGGGATGATATTCGGTGTTTAATctcattattcattatttttttatttatatttagtctcacttatagaattaaaagtgaaagattacactttatttttttaagtgttaaaaaaaataaaaagaatccatTTTTCACAAAGACTAAAGAAAAAAGCTAATTAAAgtggctctttttttttttgttagagttGTATTGTCCATCATGAAAATAGACAGAGACTAAATTGACAGTTCACTTGATAAGAAACAGCGAACAGGTAGGCGGCCGACCGGCCATAATTGGTAATACCAAAATCAGTCGTTGTCTATCCGATTGTCATTTTTAACGCTATGTTTGGAAGAGAGACTATAATTAAATTATGTCTTAACatcatatttaatttaagataaatataaaaattgaaaaataaatttaaaatttaaaaagttaaataagatgatttttaaaaggatatattattaaaattctagtattcatttctaaaaattttagttcttGTGTCACCACATTCTCGAGGTGCTAATAATGGGACTGAAATTTTTGTATCTcaagactaaaattttagttttaactaGTGTTTTTTCCTGTAATAACATTGCGGGAATATAAATCTCTTAAAGTTATGTCGACTTTGTCTCAACATTATAGATTATgatacaaaagatttataaaatcaaattacttTACAAAAAGATCGTAGGAGACAAAAATCTCTGTTGGCTAAGACCTAAGAAACCAAGGTCTCTGTAGacaaaaaaagattaaataataagtttttagttatttttttatgtgaaaagtttaattttttactaataattaattttacattattcattatctaaaacttgaaagaatttagcgtgtatacttttacatttgattaaagtattaattttgttgcacaaattaaaataattaattttcatacttattatttaaaaaagaatttttttttctctatatatagaaataagatattagtataaaaaaatttatattaatagttataaaatttactcaaaatcattttttttaaacaattgaatcttgattcaaatTATTAGTCACTATATTagtattctttttaaattatatgaaacaaatatttaaaaagagagaagtaaaaatatatatattaacaaaataagcggtaaaaattcaaaattaaataaaaaaattaaaaaagtatgcgtataataataataatgataataataaaaatatattttttaagtgaataatattatagaattagtttttaattatatttaattataaatttaatgtattccttaattttatgaatttatttaaattatattattttattaattttatttttgatagaataaaaaagtagaggtagagaatgaaagagaaaagagagagaaagataaaaggATGCGAGAaggaatttgttaattttggacAATACAATAAGTAGGATAGGGTAAAATTTGAACTCTATCCTAATCCTATCTGtgggttgaaatttttttgaaaattctacCCTACCTTATTCGCGCGTCGAGAatttctcaaccctaaccctatccgcaccctaaagttctaaactCTACCCTATCTGACCCTATccgcagaaaaataaacaaattttaagcaaatataaaatttaaccattctaaattaaaataaaaaacaataaaattttaaagaaatctaacataaaattacaaataatatcaTCAACTAGCTTCGTagttatttcaaaattttataagaaaaagattgtgGGTTCAACACTCACTTCTTCACTACATacataacttttacatatatattatataatatattaaaggtacgggtagggtagggtagggtatacTCTAGACCCATACCTTACCCTACCCGCAGGCAAACTCCCAACGCATTCTACCTTACCCACAGCGGGTCGGGTAGACAATCCTACCCGAACGGATTGGTTCAGGTTTATATACCTGCGCAGGGTATATATTGCCACCCCTATGAAGCACCGACACTTTGCTGAGTTGCCGTGTCTGCGTGTCAGACACATTTCAGACACGACACTCACTAACACTCGTTCGACatgcgtgtctgctgtgtccaaaccgtgttttaataaaaaataaaaaattcttctccgaacacacttggacacacttaaatatcatcacgtgtcagcgtgtccggtcatattcttaatatatattcttaaaataattttagatatagtatatattattatttattaaaacaaaaatattttaaatacttgatataattaaaataagatattaaaaataatttaaaaaattaatttatattttaatatcaataaaatatgaaaatatcattatgatttatctaaaaaaatactttatattttatacgtATACGTGTCCTCGtgtcatgtaaaattttaaaattcgcgtgtcggcgTGTTCTGTGTCGTGTTTTGTCCTgtgtccgtgtcagtgtccgtgcatcataggccaccgctaaataaaaaaatatctcatgatatattttagtttattaaattaataatataaaatataagtcataaattatatatagagtagaaagagtagagagaaatagagaaaggaagagaagTAGATAAGAGAATGGAAGGAGGgagattattaattaaaaaaaagatattttatctTGATTTTGACGAGAGAGTGTCATATGATATATTTTagttgttaaattagtaatataatataatttaattttaattttaattttaatattttaattttaattattaaatttgtaattagttattgataataatatataaaaaagatataattagtgaaaaaataagagataaaaaaagaaaaaaacagaaagaaacaacttttaatttaaaaaaaagatttaattttaattataataaaaaataatacataatatattttaattataaaattaataatatataataaatttttaatcacCAAATATAATATTcagtttcaatttttaaattcaattccagtttcaaaaaataaaattttaaaattttaaaattttaaaatttattttaaaagataaaagtatgattttttattatttattttataaataagataaaataaatataaaaaaattatttaaaaataaaaaattatactttattctgtcgaatcaaaatttaaaagttaaaaaactcCAAATTTAACAACCAATTTCAAATTAAAAGGTAAGTACATCTAGCTTCTAGAATTAAGACgggcatataaaaaaaaagtttattggcTTTGACCAAAATTTCGAATTTGGACACCGGACCCAAAGGAACAGCTGTTTAAGCTAAGGATCTGCTAGCATTATTATGCTTCTACTTTAATCATCAAAAACTAaaaggaaatatatatatatatatatatatatatatatatatatatatataagtcagCCATCATCGTGGAATAAAAACGGCTTGCGCATCAAGCAAGAATTTAGGTGCATCCATGATATGATATAACGCGGctcttattagttattattagcaTCACATTCACACGAAGTACAATCAGCATTCAATCTCAGAATCTGCACAGTACTACCACTGACAAACTTGAGCACCTTCACCTTGTGAGAGAAAGAGAGTAAGTTCCAAATTTTCAGCATGTAATACTGCAAAAACTTGGTACATATACTCATACTTCTCTCTTTTGTTATTAATGTTACTCTTGGAccgaaaataaatattttttttatatttaaaggaTAGTTGTTAGAAAACATTTACCTAACAAATAAACCAAGTCTTTTATTTTTGAGCagctgtgttttttttttttttccggtgcTGAGGTCTGTTCACATTTGAAAAATTTATAATCTCTGTGATGGGTTCCACCAAGTTGGCACTATTATTCTTAAGCTTTAATTGTTTGATTTGAGTTCATTCTAATCGTCCCGTGTGTAACTTTGACCTTAGTACTATATAAACACACGCCATTTCTTCTTCTGAATCGTTTcagtattatttaataaaaaaaagagacgGAAAGCCACacgttttttttccttcttttgttTGTTCTTCTTCTGTCTGAACAATGTGTTGTTGCCGATTAATGAGACGTATTTAGCGTCCCTCCTTTCTCCCCTGAATCTGCGCTTGTTCTTCGTCCTCGACAAGATCAGCACCTTCAAGAAGTAATAAAGATATTTGTACTTTTTCTTAGCATGTTTTGTATCAATGAACAAGTATCAAAAAAACACagcaacttttttctttttttttattttatgtctgTATATGAAAGTTTGGTATTTATTGctgtgtgtttttatttttattttttttctttggataaATCCGGGACGAATATGAACACTTTTTTTAAGCATATTTATTTTGGAAGTACTTGGAAGAAGCTTAAAATCTGCTTTTTTGTAGCTTCACGTTTCCGAATGCTTCAAACCCTTCACATTTCTGGAAATTAGCTATAACAATAATGTTTAGTGAATCCATAAAAATGGTCACCAAGTCTTAGAAATTTCTTTGGATTCAAAacaactcaacaacctttatttattattttttatcttaaataggGAAGATCTCAACAACTAAATACGTAGAGTGGAGTACAAAGAGTACTCAATGAttacgaaataagataaatactAACTACCATTTTTAATTAATgatcaatatatatttatttatttttttttaattttcagaacTGATCTGAGATGGGTGGAGAAAATAGTGTAGATGGAAAAGAGAAGAGTAAAAGTGATGATGAGGCAACCGCATCAGAGAATCAAGGAGAAACAAAAACCGTGAACGGTGAAAAAGAGGATcagaagggaaagaaaaatgagaagcaGGAAACGGTGCCGTTTCACAAGCTGTTTTACTTTGCAGACTCCACAGACATTCTTTTGATGGTAGCTGGGACCATTGGTGCGATTGGAAATGGCATGGGTTTGCCTCTCATGACGCTCCTCTTTGGTCAAATGATTAATAGCTTCGGTGCTAACCAGCAAAATTCAAACGTGGTGGATGAAGTTTCCAAGGTTAACAACTTATCCTCAAGtttctcatttttattattactttttttttaacttgaaAAGAGAAAACCTTATGTTACTCTTTTTTTCTTACCATAttatttctttaatatttttgtttatggcTTTATGGTAATCTTgggagttattattattattatttttttgacatGGTTCAGTTAAATGATGAATTTGCAGGTTGCTTTAAAATTTGTGTACTTGGCAATTGGAAGTGGGGTGTCAGCGTTCCTCCGTAAGTTTTGGTTTTTTGTTTCTAATGCCAAAATGTTCTGAGTATTTTATGACATGGggaaaaagagaatgaaattGAGAGgaccattttttttgtttgttttgttttcagaGGTTAGTTGCTGGATGGTCACAGGAGAGAGACAAGCAGCAAGAATCAGGGGATTGTATTTGAAGACTATACTGAGACAAGATGTTGCTTTCTTTGATAGAGAAACAAACACTGGTGAGGTGGTTGGGAGGATGTCCGGTGACACAGTTCTCATACAAGATGCCATGGGTGAGAAGGTAataattcttctttctttttttttctttccttttgaaaaaaagaaagagctCAACATTTACAGTAGAGTTTATTACAATTGAAGAAATAAAGACAACCAAAGTTTTCAAATAATAAGTATAATAATGTATTTATGTAAATTTTGTTTATGTGGTGCCAAGATTTGCATTATAGTAGCATAGAGAAAGATGACAATTGAATTCTTGGCATTTTGAACAGGTTGGGAAGTTTATTCAGCTAGTAGCAACATTTATTGGTGGATATGTGGTTGCATTTATCAAAGGGTGGCTTCTTACTGTTGTGATGTTGTCCACTCTTCCACTTCTTGTTGTGGCTGGTGCTGCCATGGCCATAGGCATAAGCAAGATGGCTTCCAGGGGTCAAGCTGCATATGCAAAAGCTGCACATGTTGTTGAACAAACTATTGGCTCAATAAGAACTGTATGTTTCATTTTCTAGAATTAGAATGTGGTTATTACTTGTTGCATAATGTGTTGCTATAATTATGATGCCTACATTTGCAGGTTGCATCCTTTACAGGGGAAAAACAAGCAGTATCTGATTATGACAAGCATCTTGTGGAAGCCTACAAATCAGGACTACAAGAAGGTTCCATGGAAGGGTTTGGTCTAGGCACAATGATGCTTTTTATCTTCTGTGGCTATTCTCTGGCTGTATGGTTTGGCGCAAAGATGGTAATGGAAAAGGGATATAACGGCGGCACGGTGATTAATGTCATTGTTGCCGTGTTAACTGCTTCCATGTAAGGAGCTTCACTAGCTTCTAAGTTCTAGCCAAAACAGGTTCACATTACATAAATACATTCATACTTCAtcttatttacattttttttattgtatgcGTTAGGTCTCTTGGTCAGGCATCTCCTAGCTTGAGCGCTTTCGCGGCAGGTCAGGCTGCGGCATACAAAATGTTTCAGACAATTGAGAGGAAGCCGGAGATAGATTCATATGATccgagtggaaagacattggagGATATCCAAGGTGACATTGTGTTAAGAGATGTTTGTTTCAGTTATCCATCAAGACCTGAGGAATTGATATTCAATGGACTCTCCCTTCATATACCGAGTGGCACCACTGCGGCTTTAGTCGGAGAAAGTGGAAGTGGAAAGTCCACAGTTATCAGTTTGATAGAAAGATTCTATGATCCACAAGCTGGTGAGGTTCTCATTGATGGCATCAACTTGAAAGAGTTTCAGCTTAGGTGGATCAGAGGAAAAATCGGCCTTGTTAGCCAGGAGCCGGTTTTGTTTGCGTCTAGCATTAGGGAGAATATTGCATATGGAAAGGAAGGAGCAACAACTGAGGAGATCAAAGCATCCACTGAACTCGCAAATGCTGCCAAGTTCATCGATAAATTGCCACAGGTTCTAGTAGCTAGAGTTTACTTGAATTTGTTGAGTAGCAAATATTGGTTTTAACTTTTGACCTTTGCATGCAGGGATTGGACACAATGGTTGGTGAGCATGGAGTTCAGTTGTCCGGGGGACAGAAGCAGCGCATTGCCATAGCGAGAGCGATCCTGAAAGATCCGAGGATTCTGCTTCTAGATGAAGCCACAAGTGCACTGGATGCAGAGTCCGAAAGAGTAGTGCAAGAGGCTCTAGATAGGATCATGGTTAACCGAACTACTGTGGTAGTCGCACATCGCCTCAGCACAGTGAGGAATGCTGAAATGATTGCTGTGATTCATAGAGGGAAGATGGTTGAGCAAGGTACCACACAACTAACTTTGATCAGAATTCAGAAGCAAAGCTACTTTTTTATGTGTGTGAACTTAAACATGTTCATTGATCAGGTACACACCTAGAATTACTCAAGGATCCTGAGGGAGCTTACTCTCAGCTTGTACGCTTACAACAAGTAAACAAGGAATCAAAAGAAAGTGTAGATCATCAAAGCAAGAATGAACTTTCATCAGAGTCTTTTAGACAATCCAGTCAAAGGAAATCACTCCAAAGATCTATCAGCAGGGGATCATCGATAGGGAACAGCAGCCGCCACTCGTTTAATGTTTCGTTCGGTTTGCCTACTGGAGTTAATGCCCCTGATCCTGACCATGAAATATTCGAAGCTAAGGAAGAAGCGCCGGAGGTTCCACTACTGCGCCTGGCCACCCTCAACAAGCCGGAGATTCCAGTTCTTCTGATTGGATGTTTAGCAGCCGTAGGAAATGGAGTCATATTTCCAATATTCGGAGTCTTGCTTTCTAGTGTGATCAAAACATTCTATGAGCCATTTCATGAGATGAGAAAGGACTCAAGGTTTTGGTCACTAATGTTTGTTGTACTTGGCCTTGCATCGTTTTTTATGATTCCGGCCCGTGCATACTTCTTTTCTGTGGCTGGATCAAAGTTAATTCAACGTATAAGGTTAATGTGTTTCGAGAAGGTTGTCAACATGGAAGTTGGTTGGTTTGATGAGCCGGATAACTCAAGCGGCACCATTGGCGCAAGGCTCTCGGCCGATGCTGCATCGGT includes:
- the LOC112710612 gene encoding ABC transporter B family member 11 — its product is MGGENSVDGKEKSKSDDEATASENQGETKTVNGEKEDQKGKKNEKQETVPFHKLFYFADSTDILLMVAGTIGAIGNGMGLPLMTLLFGQMINSFGANQQNSNVVDEVSKVALKFVYLAIGSGVSAFLQVSCWMVTGERQAARIRGLYLKTILRQDVAFFDRETNTGEVVGRMSGDTVLIQDAMGEKVGKFIQLVATFIGGYVVAFIKGWLLTVVMLSTLPLLVVAGAAMAIGISKMASRGQAAYAKAAHVVEQTIGSIRTVASFTGEKQAVSDYDKHLVEAYKSGLQEGSMEGFGLGTMMLFIFCGYSLAVWFGAKMVMEKGYNGGTVINVIVAVLTASMSLGQASPSLSAFAAGQAAAYKMFQTIERKPEIDSYDPSGKTLEDIQGDIVLRDVCFSYPSRPEELIFNGLSLHIPSGTTAALVGESGSGKSTVISLIERFYDPQAGEVLIDGINLKEFQLRWIRGKIGLVSQEPVLFASSIRENIAYGKEGATTEEIKASTELANAAKFIDKLPQGLDTMVGEHGVQLSGGQKQRIAIARAILKDPRILLLDEATSALDAESERVVQEALDRIMVNRTTVVVAHRLSTVRNAEMIAVIHRGKMVEQGTHLELLKDPEGAYSQLVRLQQVNKESKESVDHQSKNELSSESFRQSSQRKSLQRSISRGSSIGNSSRHSFNVSFGLPTGVNAPDPDHEIFEAKEEAPEVPLLRLATLNKPEIPVLLIGCLAAVGNGVIFPIFGVLLSSVIKTFYEPFHEMRKDSRFWSLMFVVLGLASFFMIPARAYFFSVAGSKLIQRIRLMCFEKVVNMEVGWFDEPDNSSGTIGARLSADAASVRALVGDALGLLVNNIACALAGLIIAFVASWQLALIVLVLLPLVGINGYVSVKFMKGFSADAKVMYEEASQVANDAVGSIRTVASFCAEDKVMELYRKKCEGPMKSGIRQGVISGSGFGISFFFMFCVYATSFYAGARLMKAGKATFSDVFRVFFALTMAAIGVSQSSSFAPDSSKAKSAAASIFGIIDRKSKIDPSDESGRTLDTVRGDIEICHVSFKYPSRPDVQIFRDLSLAIHSGKTVALVGESGSGKSTVISLLQRFYEPDSGEITLDGVEIRQLQLKWLRQQMGLVSQEPVLFNESIRANIAYGKGGNATESEIIAAAELANAHRFISGLHQGYDTIVGERGTQLSGGQKQRVAIARAIIKSPKILLLDEATSALDAESERVVQDALDKVMVNRTTVVVAHRLSTIKNADVIAVVKNGVIVEKGRHETLINVKDGFYASLVQLHTSASTV